Proteins encoded in a region of the Planococcus citri chromosome 1, ihPlaCitr1.1, whole genome shotgun sequence genome:
- the LOC135832014 gene encoding kynurenine aminotransferase-like — protein sequence MNAEVERIKKKFTLPHLFQSSEYNVWVDFSIVAAQYKPVDLGQGCPNYLPGAFIVDTLTDVSESMDSAILHEARGAGHLRLVNALSGLYSRFCNRKIDPEREVMITCGAYEALYSSIVGNVEVGDEVIIIEPFFDCYEPLVQLCGGKIRFIPLRNTSKNGVFSSSSDWKLDEDELRGLFNEKTKMIILNSPMNPIGKVFNRKELTFIAELCIKYNVMVISDEVYEWLVYEPTQHVRIASLPGMFERTITIGSSGKAFCVTGWKCGWAYGSAQLIANAQVVHSINTNSYITPIQEAVALCVEREIARFDSPECWFKVLPKDVKPKRDYFIKALIEAGFKPICPEGGFFIVADWSALESKMDLQNETSEFKDINMAKWMVKNINLLAIPPSVFYSANSKHLGLNLIRFCFFKTDETLSAAVECLQKLKNF from the exons ATGAATGCAGAAGTAGAACGtattaaaaagaaatttacTTTGCCTCATTTGTTCCAAAGCAGTGAATATAACGTATG GGTTGATTTTTCCATCGTCGCAGCTCAATATAAACCTGTAGATTTAGGACAAGGATGTCCGAATTATTTACCGGGAGCTTTTATTGTAGACACACTTACCGATGTTTCTGAATCAATGGATTCCGCAATTCTCCACGAAGCGCGAGGAGCT gGTCATTTAAGATTGGTGAACGCCCTGAGTGGTTTGTACTCTAGATTTTGCAACCGAAAAATTGATCCAGAAAGAGAAGTAATGATTACTTGCGGCGCATACGAAGCTTTATATAGTTCAATTGTTGGTAATGTGGAAGTCGGTGATGAAGTGATCATTATCGAACCTTTTTTTGATTGCTATGAACCGTTGGTGCAACTTTGTGGAGGAAAAATCAGATTTATTCCGCTTAGAAAT aCTTCCAAGAATGGTGTATTCAGTTCATCCAGTGATTGGAAACTAGACGAAGACGAATTACGAGGGCTGTTCAATGAAAAGAccaaaatgatcattttaaattctCCGATGAATCCTATTGGGAAAGTATTCAATCGAAAAGAATTAACCTTCATCGCCGAATTATGTATTAAATATAATGTCATGGTTATATCGGATGAAGTTTACGAATGGCTGGTATATGAACCAACGCAACACGTGAGAATTG CTTCGTTGCCTGGAATGTTTGAAAGAACCATAACCATAGGTTCGTCCGGTAAAGCTTTCTGTGTGACTGGCTGGAAATGCGGTTGGGCTTATGGATCTGCTCAACTAATAGCTAATGCTCAAGTTGTTCATTCCATAAATACCAACTCTTACATTACTCCAATTCAA gAAGCTGTTGCTCTCTGTGTTGAAAGAGAAATTGCAAGGTTCGATTCTCCAGAATGCTGGTTCAAAGTTCTTCCTAAAGATGTTAAACCAAAGAGAGATTATTTTATTAAAGCTTTAATTGAAGCAGGTTTCAAACCAATCTGTCCGGAAGGAGGTTTTTTTATTGTTGCAGATTGGTCTGCTCTAG AATCGAAAATGGACTTGCAGAATGAGACAAGTGAATTCAAAGATATAAATATGGCTAAGTGGATGGTTAAGAATATCAATTTATTAGCAATACCACCATCTGTATTTTATTCAGCCAATAGCAAACATCTGGGATTAAATTTAATTCGATTCTGCTTTTTCAAA